The proteins below are encoded in one region of Peromyscus eremicus chromosome 10, PerEre_H2_v1, whole genome shotgun sequence:
- the Purb gene encoding transcriptional activator protein Pur-beta codes for MADGDSGSERGGGGGGGPGGFQPAPRGGGGPGGEQETQELASKRLDIQNKRFYLDVKQNAKGRFLKIAEVGAGGSKSRLTLSMAVAAEFRDSLGDFIEHYAQLGPSSPEQLAAGAEEGGGPRRALKSEFLVRENRKYYLDLKENQRGRFLRIRQTVNRGGGGFGGGPGPGGLQSGQTIALPAQGLIEFRDALAKLIDDYGGEDDELAGGPGGGAGGPGGGLYGELPEGTSITVDSKRFFFDVGCNKYGVFLRVSEVKPSYRNAITVPFKAWGKFGGAFCRYADEMKEIQERQRDKLYERRGGGSGGGDESEGEEVDED; via the coding sequence ATGGCGGACGGCGACAGCGGCAGcgagcgcggcggcggcggcggcggcgggcccgGCGGCTTCCAGCCCGCGccgcgcggcggcggcgggcccGGCGGCGAGCAGGAGACGCAGGAGCTGGCCTCGAAGCGACTGGACATCCAGAACAAGCGCTTCTACCTGGACGTGAAGCAGAACGCCAAGGGCCGCTTCCTCAAGATCGCCGAGGTGGGCGCGGGCGGTTCCAAGAGCCGCCTCACGCTGTCGATGGCGGTGGCCGCCGAGTTCCGCGACTCGCTGGGCGACTTCATCGAGCACTACGCGCAGCTGGGTCCCAGCAGCCCGGAGCAGCTGGCGGCGGGAGCCGAGGAGGGCGGCGGGCCGCGCCGCGCGCTCAAGAGCGAGTTCCTGGTGCGCGAGAACCGCAAGTACTACCTGGACCTCAAGGAGAACCAGCGCGGCCGCTTCCTGCGCATCCGGCAGACGGTGaaccgcggcggcggcggcttcgGCGGCGGACCCGGGCCCGGCGGCCTGCAGAGCGGCCAGACCATCGCGCTGCCCGCGCAGGGTCTCATCGAGTTCCGCGACGCGCTGGCCAAGCTCATCGACGACTACGGGGGCGAGGATGACGAGCTGGCCGGGGGCCCGGGAGGCGGCGCCGGCGGCCCGGGGGGCGGCCTGTACGGAGAGCTCCCGGAGGGCACCTCCATCACGGTGGACTCCAAACGCTTCTTCTTCGACGTTGGCTGCAACAAGTACGGGGTGTTCCTGCGAGTGAGCGAGGTGAAGCCGTCCTACCGCAATGCCATCACCGTGCCCTTCAAGGCCTGGGGCAAGTTTGGAGGCGCCTTCTGTCGGTATGCAGATGAGATGAAAGAAATCCAGGAGCGACAGAGGGATAAGCTTTACGAGCGACGCGGTgggggcagcggcggcggcgacgAGTCCGAGGGTGAGGAAGTGGATGAGGATTGA